A stretch of DNA from Candidatus Poribacteria bacterium:
GACTGTGGCGCCCGTAGTCGCGTGTCTGGAGCAGTATCTCGACGGGTCGCGGTCCGTTCCGGGGCTCCACATGATGGGTCACCTGGTCGACCCGGCGCGACTTCTGCAGGACGTTGCTAGTATGGGCGTCCGTGTGCGCGTGTCTGAGGGCGACGCGGCTTCGGGCGCCTGAAGGGCGACGATAGGGTCCCGACACGAGGAGGCGCGATGGATCTGGGACTTCCCGCCGTCGACGGAGTGTGGCTGCATCCCATCCGGGAGCGCATCGACCGACTGATCCGGTCTCGCGGTCGAGGTTCGCCTCTGCATGGGAGTGGACCACAGCCGGTCGCCGCGTTCGACTGGGATAACACGGTCATCCTGAACGATATCGGCGAGGCGGTCTTCTTCGAGCTGGTCTCCTCGATGCGATTCCGCTTCGATCTCGATGACTTGTGGAACCTGGTGCCTGCGGACCTGGAGCCCGACTCGCTACGCTATCTCTGGCGCGAGGCGGCATCCAGCGAGTCGATTCGCGACGACTTCCGCGTCCGGTTTGCCTGCCTCTACCATCGAACCATCGAGTCGATGGGAGCCCGGGAAGCGTATGCGTGGTCTGCCAAGCTCCTGGTCGGGATGCGTCCTGCAGACGTGGCTGCCGTTGTCGATGACGTGATCGACCGAGAACTCGCCTGCCCTGTGAAGGATGAAACCTGGCGCGCGAACAGCGGGCTATCGCTGACGGTCGCGAGAGGAATCCGGGTCTTTGCCCCGGTCGTACGGCTGATGGACGAGCTGCGCGACGCCGGTTTCCGGGTTGTCGTCGTCACGGCGAGTCCGCGCGTCGTCGTCGCGCGCTTCGCACGCCGCATCGGCATCGACGGCGGCGA
This window harbors:
- a CDS encoding HAD family hydrolase, yielding MDLGLPAVDGVWLHPIRERIDRLIRSRGRGSPLHGSGPQPVAAFDWDNTVILNDIGEAVFFELVSSMRFRFDLDDLWNLVPADLEPDSLRYLWREAASSESIRDDFRVRFACLYHRTIESMGAREAYAWSAKLLVGMRPADVAAVVDDVIDRELACPVKDETWRANSGLSLTVARGIRVFAPVVRLMDELRDAGFRVVVVTASPRVVVARFARRIGIDGGDVFGMTNGIEDGLFTGELVPPMTYREGKVAAIERFTGALPVFAVGDAVTDDAMLCAARDSLGEALLLDKGDVELRAVAGREGWLVQPRWTHDGS